In one Silene latifolia isolate original U9 population chromosome 10, ASM4854445v1, whole genome shotgun sequence genomic region, the following are encoded:
- the LOC141606731 gene encoding protein IQ-DOMAIN 24-like gives MKNTVKTKKLHYKMVKPSKWLNKVLRHFQRKTNPKPKSSPAICPAIGYGIETNIYANEADDDDMEYNKHAIAVAAATAAVAEAALAAANAAAEVVRLTNNAPGLVSRRRFYLDDFAAVKIQSAFRGYLARRALRALKGLVKLQALVRGHFVRKQSADMLRRLQAMVRVQARARSNRVLHVDSSTCSPSKDSSRRHQKLEHSSLLQRRGSSSSIRDSTTNWLDNWQVDAGSSITDTSMSKTRGIDDEKNDKILEVDSSKPDSKHKTLNPKRLRHISAYDYYTHSFGASDYFASNRQNPIPEDSASLTSLHFTGESRTESMRISPKTPSRRYLNGHSTFASPSYMANTQSSRAKTRSQSVPRQRGDGNERLGSIKRSLHAFWESKTSKQIW, from the exons ATGAAAAATACAGTAAAAACCAAAAAATTACACTACAAAATGGTAAAACCATCAAAATGGTTAAACAAAGTCCTACGCCACTTCCAACGCAAAACCAACCCGAAACCGAAGTCGTCCCCGGCCATCTGCCCCGCAATAGGGTACGGCATTGAGACTAACATATACGCCAACGAAGCCGACGACGATGACATGGAGTATAACAAGCACGCTATTGCTGTCGCTGCTGCCACTGCTGCAGTGGCCGAGGCTGCATTAGCCGCGGCCAATGCGGCGGCTGAGGTTGTCCGTCTTACGAACAATGCTCCCGGACTTGTTAGCCGTAGGAGGTTTTATTTGGATGATTTTGCTGCTGTTAAGATTCAGTCCGCCTTTCGTGGCTATTTG GCTAGGAGGGCACTAAGGGCATTAAAGGGTTTGGTTAAGCTTCAAGCTTTGGTTCGAGGCCACTTTGTCAGGAAACAAAGCGCGGATATGCTAAGGCGCTTGCAAGCAATGGTTCGAGTCCAGGCTCGTGCTCGGTCTAATCGAGTACTACATGTAGACTCGTCGACTTGT TCACCGAGCAAAGACAGTTCAAGACGACATCAAAAGCTCGAGCATTCCTCTCTGCTTCAG AGACGCGGCTCAAGCTCAAGCATAAGAGACTCGACTACAAACTGGCTAGATAATTGGCAGGTTGACGCTGGATCTTCAATTACCGACACCAGCATGTCAAAAACTCGTGGAATTGACGATGAAAAGAACGACAAAATCCTAGAAGTCGACAGTTCCAAACCCGATTCAAAACACAAAACCTTAAACCCTAAACGCCTAAGACACATTTCGGCCTATGACTATTATACCCACAGCTTTGGAGCATCTGATTACTTTGCAAGCAATCGTCAAAATCCGATACCAGAGGACTCTGCCTCTCTAACATCCCTACATTTTACCGGAGAATCAAGGACCGAAAGCATGAGAATAAGTCCAAAGACTCCCTCAAGAAGGTACCTTAATGGACACTCAACATTTGCTAGTCCTAGCTACATGGCTAACACGCAATCGTCTCGAGCTAAGACTAGGTCTCAAAGTGTGCCTAGGCAAAGAGGTGATGGTAATGAGAGGTTGGGTTCTATTAAGAGGTCTCTTCATGCATTTTGGGAGTCCAAAACTTCTAAGCAAATATGGTAA